The following proteins are encoded in a genomic region of Amphiura filiformis chromosome 18, Afil_fr2py, whole genome shotgun sequence:
- the LOC140139341 gene encoding uncharacterized protein isoform X2, which translates to MQETERMCCQLIAYGDYCYYVHSQTDSTYEQARVACENEAATLTSVVDADEQAFLAQLHANVGGTFLWIGLNDITIENTFVWEDGNTFVFSAWASSNPDNSNNEDCVHLSAGSLWNDYSCGNSIGYICKRTKDWMLVFKAVAGIALPTETDALVYDPYQVWISSTAINADNPAAKLLDNSFSGHYKNLILDQHLGEIREIKMGLYNSVGVEVMHMVFNMTDVTDRDSWFVKNRLLSSPYDDIFTEGQNVFSVIGETVAVRRWYLSRNHNGCPDDTGWFAVITHISPSCTWELTAEQKPLFLYSIRNTYVNWNTYSDVGKADVFAIFVKMDYL; encoded by the exons ATGCAAGAGACCGAAAG GATGTGCTGCCAATTGATAGCGTATGGCGACTATTGTTATTACGTTCATAGTCAAACAGATTCTACCTACGAACAAGCAAGAGTTGCTTGTGAGAATGAAGCTGCAACGCTAACCAGTGTAGTCGACGCAGATGAACAGGCTTTCCTGGCGC AACTTCATGCCAACGTTGGTGGTACGTTTTTGTGGATAGGTCTGAATGATATAACTATAGAAAACACTTTCGTGTGGGAAGACGGTAACACG TTTGTTTTTTCTGCGTGGGCATCATCTAATCCAGATAATTCCAACAACGAGGACTGCGTACATTTATCAGCGGGGAGTTTATGGAATGACTATTCTTGTGGTAACTCAATAGGGTACATCTGTAAGAGAACCAAAG ATTGGATGTTGGTGTTCAAAGCAGTCGCCGGCATTGCCCTCCCAACAGAGACAGACGCGTTAGTTTATGATCCCTACCAAGTCTGGATATCATCGACGGCAATCAACGCAGATAATCCAGCCGCAAAACTTCTTGATAACTCATTCAGTGGACATTACAAAAATCTTATTTTAGACCAGCATTTGGGTGAAATCAGAGAG ATAAAAATGGGTTTATATAACAGTGTTGGTGTGGAAGTGATGCACATGGTTTTCAACATGACTGACGTAACTGACCGCGACAGCTGGTTTGTTAAAAATCGGTTGCTTTCATCGCCTTATGATGATATTTTTACTGAAGGACAAAATGTTTTCAGTGTTATTGG CGAGACTGTGGCTGTAAGAAGGTGGTATCTAAGCAGAAACCACAATGGTTGCCCGGACGATACTGGTTGGTTTGCAGTAATTACACACATATCACCATCCTGCACTTGGGAGTTGACCGCTGAACAAAAACCTCTGTTCTTGTACAGTATTCGGAATACGTACGTTAATTGGAACACATATTCAG ATGTGGGGAAAGCCGACGTTTTCgcaatttttgtaaaaatggaTTATCTATAA